The stretch of DNA cctacttttttaaaagaaagaaaaaatccccacattatttataaaaaaaaataacaataatgtaaatcactgctgctgttgccgcATGAAAAATTCTATCTTTCCTGAGAGGAGCGCAGGGATAtgtttccctctccccattttatcttcccaacaaccctgtgaggtaggttaggcagaggcagtgattggctcaATATGCATCAGACCAGCTTCTCTCCTGTTAGAAACTAAGAAGAGGTGTGCATTCCAAATGTCCAAATGCGCCTGCATGTTGCCGTTTGTGTCTTGATAAAACCGCGATtgctttttccacctgccttccccaccctctgtttccagaggaagaacaGTGAGGGGAAATGCGCTGTAGTGCTTTGTGAATCATATAATATGACTTTTGTTGTGGTTATGCTGTTTcgctttccctttttttaagttGCTGCAGttaatagttctggttacaggtaggtagccgtgttggtctggatcgaagtaaaataaaaaaattccttcagtagcaccttaaagaccaactaagtttttattttggtatgagctttcgtgtgcatgcacacttcttcagatatcttcagatatcagatatctgaagaagtgtgcatgcacacgaaagctcataccaaaataaaaacttagttggtctttaaggtgctactgaaggaatttttttattttgcagttaatAGTGTTTGATAGGAGAGGGGTTGGTCGTTCTACTGATGATTTGTTATTtaattgtgatgttctattatgtcgCTGTTATTtattcgaaacaaaataaaacaattccttccagcagcaccttagagaccaactaagtttgtcatcggtatgagctttcgtgtgcatgcacagttcttcagatactgttatttattgtttgcgaGCCGCTTTTCCACTGGCGTGAGTGAAAGGCGACATAGAAATATCTaaaaattacttcagtagcagcttaaagaccagctgagtttttattttggtatgagctttcgtgtgcatgcacacttcttcatgcacacgaaagctcataccaaaataaaaactcagctggtctttaaggtgctactgaaggatttttttttattttgcttcgactcagaccaacacggctacctacctgtaaatagaaaTATCTGttacggatgctttagttgaaattcctgcattgcagggggtcggacttgatgacccttggggtcccttccaagtctacagttctacgattctatgatcatgAATGAATAAGCAATACTTGAGGAAACCACAATGAAATATTGAACGACTTTGCTGAATTGCGCCCACCCCCAGCGGCAACTCTGCTTTATCGCCCCTGCGCGAAACTCCCTTTGCGATCCTAAACCTCTGCGGCCGGCGCTAACTCGCTTGTTTGCGGGCGGGGAGGGCGGCACTCTGCACATGATCGAAGGACATCGCTTCATGGCTTCCCACGCGCCGAGAGACCAGCTCTGCCGGCGACCTCTCACTCTGTCCGCTCCGCCTGCAGGACTACGTCTCCCAGCATGCACCGcgagctcctcctccctccctcccccacgcGCCCCTCGGGAGGCGGGCGGAGCAGCATGCGAGAGGAGGGCGGCCGCCCGGACTTCTTGGCGAGACTTCAGCGGGATGGGCAGCGCCGCGCCTCCGCCGCCGGGTGGGCGCAAACTGAGCGGGGAAAGCCAGGTATGTCCGGAGAGGAGGAATGAAGGAGAATCAGCTGCCGGGGCCACCCGAGTCCGCCTCCTGACGACCTTTAGAAACGCGTCCGCCTGGAGTTTGCACGCAGACCCCGGGGAGGAAAAAGCAGGGAAAGGTCTCCGTGGTGCCAGCCTGGGCTCTGACACGGCTTTTGGGGGGCATCCCTCAATCCAGTCTGTTGGCACGGGCGCCCagaaggcagcagctctccggggatgTAATTCATAATAATTATATTTTGCTtcatagatggatagatagataaaagtctatgctgggtttttttttccctccctcatcCCCTTTCTTTAAGGTCAGTGGGttgttcttttatatatatttttccatgcTCCAAGTTTTctctctgccttgcatgcagcgCATCGTTCCTCTCCGTTGCTTTGCATCCTCCGCCTTTGAGGAGCATAATTGCATTGCAAGcgtggcgggtgtgtgtgtgtgttttaatcggAGCTGGAGATCTGCTTCAGAAAGtgctcctttccctcctcctgggaTTATCAGATTTCCACAAGAGAATAGAGATCCTGATTTGCCGAGCTACAAGGGATTTGCTGGCTTCTTCCTAATTAGACTCCACATTTGAATGTggactcttcccccacccacccccaagttcAGTTCTTTCTTGAATTTGCGCTTTCCTCCATTTGAAACTTGGTGGTCTTTGCCTGTCAGGGGGAAGCTATGGGTATATATTTATGCCTCCCCTATATTTCTGATGGGATCTTTCTGTAATTGGATAGCGGTGTCAAAGGTTGATTAGAGTTCCTAATAGATTTGAGTTCGGCAAGCGGATTTCGGCTTTAAGTGCTTGATTAAAACAATCGCATTTGTTGTttgcctgccacacacacacacacacacacacatgcacacaaacgtCCCGACACGCTGGACAAAATCAGAATAATGAGTTTGAGTCTGTATTAGCCTCATAATATATCTTGATGATGAagctgttttctccccccccccacccctttctattTGCAGATTGAAAAGGAATGCTTGTCCAAGGAAATTTGTTTAATTGGGTAGTGGCTGAAACAGTGTCCCAGCTAAAACAGTGGCTGGAGAACAGTAGATTGCTTCAGTTGGCTAAGAGCTCTTTCATGCTTGATGGCGAGGTTGGAATTGTCACTGTTTACTGAAGCATGGGCTTATGAATGGTAAACCACGGCTAGTTCAAGGGGGCTTCCCGATGGCATGCGTGGAGCTTCTGTACCTCACCAAAGAGGGTGGTCAGTCCGATCAGTGTCAGAATATGGACTGGAGTGTGCCTACTCCCCCCGGTCAGGGACAGCCCGGTGAAAGTGTCGGAAGGACTGCAACCGTATCCATGGCTGCTGAGTGCTGCGAGAGGCACTGCAAAGCCATCCAGAGGGCAGATCTTGCTGAAGCCCCTCTTTCCTTCACCACTGGTTCCTCGCCGTGCCCAGAATGTACAACCACAGGTGAGATCACCTGCCATCCCAGCCTTCCCAAAGAAGCAAAGGAGGCAACCCAAAAGAGAGCTTGCTGCTGCGAATCGGAGACATCCTTCACTTTCGTGGACGAAAATGTCAACAATCTGGACTACGCTGGACGTCTCGCCCACAAGAGCTGCTGCCAAAGCCAGGATCTCCTCCTCCACCCCGACCCTACTACTGGAGAGATGCCCCTCGAATGGCCCTACGATCCACCCTCGCTGATTTCCGAGGAAAACGACGATGTTGCCTCGGAAGCTGATGGGGGAAAGTCAATAGACTATGGCTTCATCAGCGCCGTCTTCTTCCTGGTCAGCGGGATACTGCTAGTGATCGTTTCCTACGTGGTCCCCAGGGACGTGACCGTGGATCCCAGCACGGTGGCGGCAAGGGAAATGGAGCGGCTGGAGAATGAGAGCGCAAAGATTGGGGCTCACCTGGATCGTTGTGTGATTGCCGGGCTCTGCCTTTTAACGTTGGGGGGCGTAGTACTGTCCAGTTTGCTCATGATCTCTATGTGGAAAGGCGAGCTCTACAGGAGAAGCAGGTTTGCAGCCTCCAAGGAGTCGGCCAAGCTCTACGGCTCCTTTAATTTCCGAGTGA from Zootoca vivipara chromosome 8, rZooViv1.1, whole genome shotgun sequence encodes:
- the TMEM74 gene encoding transmembrane protein 74; the protein is MACVELLYLTKEGGQSDQCQNMDWSVPTPPGQGQPGESVGRTATVSMAAECCERHCKAIQRADLAEAPLSFTTGSSPCPECTTTGEITCHPSLPKEAKEATQKRACCCESETSFTFVDENVNNLDYAGRLAHKSCCQSQDLLLHPDPTTGEMPLEWPYDPPSLISEENDDVASEADGGKSIDYGFISAVFFLVSGILLVIVSYVVPRDVTVDPSTVAAREMERLENESAKIGAHLDRCVIAGLCLLTLGGVVLSSLLMISMWKGELYRRSRFAASKESAKLYGSFNFRVKSSTNDNMELSLVEEDALAVDS